A genomic region of Streptomyces sp. R33 contains the following coding sequences:
- a CDS encoding DMT family transporter has translation MNTSPGALRDLAPGTIGMVLVGSSVTVSRSLVHAPLFATQAVRYAAATLLLLAFARVARVPVLRPRGREWLWLAGIAATGLVLFNVAVVRGVAHAEPAVIAVAVASVPVLLGLLGPLLEGRRPSRRILVAAVVVVAGAVLVEGTGRTDAAGVAWAALALACEAAFTLLAVPVLRRHGPWGVSVHAVWLGAVMLGVLTLLTGRPASPAAVGPAQWAAVGYLAVMVTAVAFLLWYRTVAAVGAGRAGLLTGVAPLAAAAIGALSGGGMPGLPVWTGLLVVVAGLAGGLRSPQPGPPVRKEPRPRKDTHRPTGAPASP, from the coding sequence ATGAACACCTCCCCCGGCGCGCTGCGCGACCTCGCCCCCGGCACCATCGGCATGGTGCTGGTCGGCAGCAGCGTCACCGTCTCGCGTTCCCTGGTCCACGCCCCGCTGTTCGCCACGCAGGCCGTCCGCTACGCGGCCGCCACCCTGCTCCTCCTCGCGTTCGCCCGGGTCGCCCGGGTGCCGGTCCTGCGGCCTCGCGGCCGCGAATGGCTGTGGCTGGCCGGGATCGCGGCCACCGGGCTCGTGCTGTTCAACGTGGCCGTCGTACGCGGCGTCGCGCATGCCGAACCGGCCGTGATCGCCGTCGCGGTGGCCTCCGTACCGGTCCTCCTCGGGCTGCTCGGCCCGCTGCTGGAGGGCCGTCGACCCAGCCGAAGGATCCTGGTGGCGGCCGTGGTGGTCGTTGCCGGGGCCGTCCTCGTGGAGGGGACCGGCCGGACCGACGCCGCCGGGGTGGCCTGGGCCGCGCTCGCGCTCGCCTGCGAGGCCGCGTTCACCCTGCTCGCCGTTCCCGTGCTGCGGCGGCACGGACCGTGGGGGGTCTCCGTGCACGCGGTGTGGCTGGGGGCCGTGATGCTGGGGGTGCTGACACTGCTCACCGGGCGTCCGGCCTCTCCGGCGGCCGTCGGTCCGGCCCAGTGGGCGGCGGTCGGGTACCTCGCCGTCATGGTGACCGCGGTGGCGTTCCTCCTCTGGTACCGCACGGTGGCCGCCGTCGGCGCGGGCCGGGCCGGGCTGCTGACCGGGGTCGCGCCCCTCGCCGCGGCCGCCATCGGCGCGCTCTCGGGCGGCGGGATGCCGGGCCTGCCGGTGTGGACCGGCCTGCTCGTGGTGGTCGCCGGACTGGCGGGCGGGCTGCGCAGCCCGCAGCCGGGGCCGCCCGTACGCAAGGAGCCACGGCCCCGGAAGGACACGCACCGGCCTACTGGGGCGCCCGCGTCCCCTTGA
- a CDS encoding LAETG motif-containing sortase-dependent surface protein: MNLKRVPLTVRRAAVTAAAAGAVVALAGPALAAQGASATPSPAPSAPSSAMPSAAPTPSRSVPPTVAPSAQPTPSRSLPPTSAPSVQPTARPSAVPTAAPSPAGDELAQTGSSATTAAIGAGAATLIAAGAGTLYAVRRRANG; the protein is encoded by the coding sequence ATGAACCTGAAGCGCGTCCCCCTGACCGTCCGCCGGGCGGCCGTCACCGCTGCCGCCGCCGGGGCGGTCGTCGCGCTCGCCGGGCCCGCCCTCGCCGCACAGGGGGCCTCGGCCACCCCGTCGCCCGCCCCCAGCGCGCCGTCGAGCGCGATGCCGAGCGCCGCGCCCACCCCTTCGCGCAGCGTCCCGCCGACGGTGGCGCCGAGCGCCCAGCCGACGCCGTCGCGCAGCCTGCCGCCGACGTCCGCACCGAGCGTCCAGCCCACGGCCCGGCCCAGCGCGGTGCCCACGGCGGCTCCCTCGCCGGCCGGGGACGAGCTCGCGCAGACCGGCTCCTCCGCCACCACCGCCGCCATCGGCGCCGGTGCCGCCACGCTCATCGCCGCCGGCGCCGGCACCCTCTACGCCGTCCGCCGCCGCGCCAACGGCTAG
- a CDS encoding PLP-dependent aminotransferase family protein: MDSAEVHRSKGSKRAMSVGGSDFLQLDVGQAPPGGRTEWLTARIRAAIADGTLPVGSRLPAGRVLAAELGVSRGLVTEAYQRLADAGQVLGRGRAGTTVVAAPPATTARRAPEPSAPAGAFGPAGLLGSAGPLGSGGPPGPFGPQADGPLVDALRGVPCRIDLSPGVPDLTAFPRTAWLQAERRVLAGLTSADFGYGNPQGTPALRAAVAGWLARNRGIRADPDEVVVVAGVAQALGLLAHVLREDGVRRVAVEDPGSLGARQQLEYGRLETVPVPVDGSGLDTAALRASGAGAVLLTPAHQFPTGVVLDGERRRELLGWAAAGGLVIEDDYDAEHRYDRAPVPALRALLPEGVCYAGSVSKLLAPALRLGWLLVPPRLRDAVVAAKRYADLGNPVLAQLVLARLMESGELERHLRFVRRRHRRRRDAMLRAVDAHLPGARVHGAAAGLHLMVTFDGAAFEDTALAAAALALGVKAHPLFWHRIRPGSPGLVLGYAAGPPGELEEGVALLGRALDRLR; encoded by the coding sequence ATGGACAGTGCCGAAGTGCATCGATCCAAGGGGTCCAAAAGGGCGATGTCCGTCGGCGGCTCGGACTTCCTGCAGCTGGACGTCGGCCAGGCGCCGCCGGGCGGCCGTACGGAGTGGCTGACGGCCCGCATCCGCGCCGCCATCGCCGACGGCACGCTGCCGGTGGGCAGCAGGCTCCCGGCGGGCCGCGTGCTCGCGGCGGAACTCGGTGTCTCCCGCGGCCTGGTCACCGAGGCCTACCAGCGACTGGCCGACGCGGGCCAGGTGCTCGGCCGCGGCCGGGCCGGCACGACCGTGGTCGCCGCCCCGCCGGCCACGACGGCCCGGCGTGCCCCGGAGCCGTCCGCCCCGGCCGGTGCGTTCGGGCCCGCCGGCCTGCTCGGGTCAGCCGGCCCCCTCGGCTCCGGCGGGCCGCCCGGACCGTTCGGGCCGCAGGCCGACGGGCCGCTCGTCGATGCGCTGCGGGGTGTGCCCTGCCGGATCGACCTCTCGCCCGGGGTGCCCGACCTCACCGCCTTTCCGCGTACGGCCTGGCTGCAGGCGGAGCGTCGCGTGCTGGCCGGCCTGACCTCCGCCGACTTCGGCTACGGCAACCCCCAGGGCACGCCCGCCCTCCGGGCGGCGGTCGCCGGCTGGCTGGCCCGCAACCGCGGGATTCGCGCCGACCCCGACGAGGTAGTCGTCGTCGCGGGAGTCGCCCAGGCGCTGGGCCTGCTGGCCCACGTGCTGCGCGAGGACGGCGTACGGCGCGTCGCGGTGGAGGACCCCGGCTCGCTCGGCGCACGGCAGCAGCTGGAGTACGGGCGGCTGGAGACGGTGCCCGTACCGGTGGACGGGAGCGGGCTCGACACCGCCGCGCTCCGGGCGAGCGGAGCCGGGGCGGTGCTGCTGACCCCGGCGCACCAGTTCCCGACCGGGGTCGTGCTCGACGGGGAGCGCCGCCGGGAACTGCTCGGCTGGGCGGCGGCCGGGGGACTGGTCATCGAGGACGACTACGACGCCGAGCACCGCTACGACCGCGCACCGGTCCCCGCACTGCGCGCCCTGCTCCCCGAAGGCGTCTGCTACGCCGGGAGCGTGTCCAAACTGCTCGCCCCCGCGCTGCGCCTGGGCTGGCTGCTGGTCCCGCCGCGCCTGCGCGACGCCGTGGTCGCCGCGAAACGCTACGCCGACCTCGGCAATCCGGTCCTCGCCCAGCTGGTGCTGGCCCGGCTGATGGAATCGGGCGAACTGGAGCGCCACCTGCGCTTCGTCCGGCGCCGCCACCGCCGCCGACGCGACGCCATGCTCCGGGCGGTCGACGCGCACCTGCCGGGCGCCCGGGTCCACGGCGCGGCGGCGGGCCTGCACCTGATGGTCACCTTCGACGGCGCGGCCTTCGAGGACACCGCCCTCGCGGCGGCGGCCCTGGCCCTCGGGGTCAAGGCCCACCCGCTGTTCTGGCACCGCATCCGGCCGGGCTCCCCGGGGCTGGTCCTCGGCTATGCGGCGGGCCCGCCGGGCGAGCTGGAGGAGGGCGTCGCCCTCCTCGGCCGGGCCCTCGACCGGCTCCGCTGA
- a CDS encoding YbjQ family protein, protein MGIDDYSGGPAAQQTGVLVVTTNDVPGYRVEQVIGEVFGLTVRSRHLGSQIGAGLKSMIGGELKGLTKTLVETRNQAMERLIEAAKARGGNAVLAMRFDVTEAADVGTEVCAYGTAVVITPAST, encoded by the coding sequence ATGGGTATCGATGACTACAGCGGCGGCCCGGCGGCCCAGCAGACCGGCGTCCTCGTCGTGACGACGAACGACGTCCCCGGCTACCGGGTCGAGCAGGTCATCGGTGAGGTCTTCGGCCTCACCGTCCGCTCCCGCCACCTCGGCAGCCAGATCGGCGCAGGCCTGAAGTCGATGATCGGCGGCGAACTCAAGGGCCTGACCAAGACCCTGGTGGAGACCCGCAACCAGGCCATGGAGCGGCTCATCGAGGCAGCGAAGGCCCGCGGCGGGAACGCGGTCCTGGCGATGCGCTTCGACGTGACCGAAGCCGCCGACGTCGGGACCGAGGTGTGTGCGTACGGGACGGCCGTCGTGATCACGCCCGCCTCCACCTGA
- a CDS encoding glycosyltransferase family 2 protein, giving the protein MHHASVPDISVIIAVYNAMPYLNECLDSVLGQTLGADRLEVVAVDDGSTDGSGAELDRYAARYPQLRVLHQPNSGGPGGPRNRALDLARGRYVFVLDADDYLGPEALERLLDMAESQGSDVVLAKQVGLGRTVSDKAHRHAEEADLYTSEVYRSLHSAKLIRRQVIEDAQLRYPDDLWYGEDQVFVTGVFLAAGKISVVGDYDCYFLRLRDDGQNITARARTAGETVAHIERVMALVAERVQDPVGRRRMLGRHFRSLLRTALRPAVEARHENPGFTAEVYDRARTLVQTYWKPDMGGELPRIDWIRLYAFACGPLAAFEQLMEYDPAKEPAPHEIVEDGRVYRCYPLFRDPAAGLPDVLFDVTEKLRTQHRLDTLTWQGGRVRLTGHAYIQTLGTGRMESELVLRARETGSEHLVPVQARPAPELTELDPELAMAGFLAELDLTTVAGGGPIPPGTWDCFLNVRADGVTRTVRLGRRHAPELDRTARRAKVLARDPGGATELAAAAFFTAYGNLSFEVVRRIPLPAA; this is encoded by the coding sequence ATGCACCACGCGTCCGTCCCCGACATATCCGTGATCATCGCCGTCTACAACGCGATGCCTTACCTGAACGAGTGCCTCGACTCGGTGCTCGGACAGACCCTGGGGGCCGACCGCCTGGAGGTCGTCGCGGTCGACGACGGTTCCACCGACGGCAGCGGCGCCGAACTGGACCGCTACGCCGCCCGGTACCCGCAGCTGCGCGTCCTGCACCAGCCGAACTCCGGCGGCCCCGGCGGGCCCCGCAACCGGGCCCTGGACCTGGCCCGCGGCCGGTACGTCTTCGTCCTCGACGCCGACGACTACCTGGGCCCCGAGGCACTCGAGCGGCTGCTGGACATGGCCGAGTCCCAGGGCAGCGACGTCGTGCTCGCCAAGCAGGTCGGACTCGGCCGGACGGTGTCGGACAAGGCCCACCGGCACGCCGAGGAGGCCGACCTCTACACCTCGGAGGTCTACCGTTCGCTCCACTCGGCCAAGCTGATACGCCGCCAGGTCATCGAGGACGCGCAGCTGCGCTACCCGGACGACCTCTGGTACGGCGAGGACCAGGTCTTCGTGACCGGGGTGTTCCTGGCCGCCGGGAAGATCTCGGTCGTCGGCGACTACGACTGCTACTTCCTGCGCCTGCGCGACGACGGGCAGAACATCACCGCCCGCGCCCGCACCGCGGGCGAGACGGTGGCGCACATCGAGCGCGTCATGGCCCTGGTGGCCGAGCGGGTGCAGGACCCGGTGGGACGGCGCCGCATGCTCGGCCGGCATTTCCGCAGCCTGCTGCGCACGGCGCTGCGGCCGGCCGTCGAGGCCCGCCACGAGAACCCCGGCTTCACGGCCGAGGTGTACGACCGGGCGCGGACGCTGGTGCAGACGTACTGGAAGCCGGACATGGGCGGCGAACTGCCGCGGATCGACTGGATCCGGCTCTACGCGTTCGCCTGCGGCCCGCTGGCCGCCTTCGAGCAGCTGATGGAGTACGACCCGGCGAAGGAACCGGCGCCGCACGAGATCGTCGAGGACGGCCGCGTCTACCGCTGCTACCCGCTGTTCCGCGATCCGGCGGCGGGCCTGCCGGACGTGCTCTTCGACGTGACCGAGAAGCTCAGGACACAGCACCGGCTGGACACGCTGACCTGGCAGGGCGGCCGCGTACGGCTGACCGGCCACGCGTACATCCAGACGCTCGGGACCGGCCGGATGGAGAGCGAACTCGTACTGCGGGCGCGGGAGACGGGCAGCGAGCACCTCGTCCCGGTCCAGGCCCGCCCCGCGCCGGAGCTCACGGAGCTGGATCCGGAGCTGGCGATGGCCGGCTTCCTGGCGGAGCTCGACCTGACCACGGTGGCCGGGGGCGGGCCGATCCCGCCGGGCACCTGGGACTGTTTCCTGAACGTGCGGGCCGACGGGGTCACGCGCACCGTCCGGCTGGGCCGCCGGCACGCGCCGGAGCTGGACCGGACGGCCCGCCGGGCCAAGGTCCTCGCCCGCGACCCGGGCGGTGCCACCGAACTCGCGGCCGCCGCCTTCTTCACCGCGTACGGGAACCTCAGCTTCGAGGTGGTCCGCAGGATCCCGCTGCCCGCGGCCTGA
- a CDS encoding RNA polymerase sigma factor, with translation MLHLAPPVPSARPLTPGLGRAWRGLWSLLLRRERATPPSSAHPYVPGYHGTGSGPAYEAALRGDAPQPTVTELYHAHRLRMVRLAVLLVDDLATAEDVVQDAFTALYRRHGEQISEVDNALGYLRTAVVNTSRSVLRRRRTARAWTPPAAADIPSAEDHVVLDEAHREVLAALGRLTPRRRQVLVLRYWAELSEAEIATTLGISRGAVKSNASRALDALERILEGRI, from the coding sequence GTGCTCCACCTCGCTCCACCCGTACCGTCCGCACGCCCCCTCACGCCCGGCCTCGGCCGGGCGTGGCGGGGCTTGTGGTCGTTGCTGCTGCGCCGCGAGCGCGCCACCCCGCCGTCGTCGGCGCATCCGTACGTTCCCGGGTACCACGGGACCGGGTCCGGGCCGGCGTACGAAGCCGCCCTGCGCGGGGACGCGCCGCAGCCCACCGTCACCGAGCTCTACCACGCGCACCGGCTGCGCATGGTCCGGCTGGCCGTGCTGCTCGTCGACGACCTGGCCACGGCCGAGGACGTGGTCCAGGACGCCTTCACGGCCCTGTACCGGCGCCACGGGGAGCAGATCAGCGAGGTCGACAACGCGCTCGGCTATCTGCGCACGGCCGTCGTCAACACCTCCCGGTCGGTCCTGCGCCGCCGCCGCACGGCCCGCGCATGGACCCCGCCCGCGGCGGCCGACATCCCGTCGGCGGAGGACCACGTCGTCCTCGACGAGGCACACCGCGAGGTGCTCGCCGCACTCGGCCGGCTGACCCCGCGCCGCCGGCAGGTCCTCGTACTGCGCTACTGGGCCGAGCTCAGCGAGGCCGAGATAGCGACCACCCTCGGGATCAGCCGGGGCGCGGTGAAGTCGAACGCGAGCCGCGCCCTGGACGCGCTGGAGCGGATTCTGGAGGGACGGATATGA
- a CDS encoding AraC family transcriptional regulator translates to MPTPPHPSVPSSSPPYSSWMRYFSPTANHRRLGLVCLGVGIQQGLLPVVGPRALDHHVAVVVTRGRGWFSHGGRPPQPVCAPALLWLVPGVEHHYGPDPETGWDECFVDFAGRSVEAYTDLGYITPDRPLVPLSGTEGVRHVVDGIVRAARRGGPLLEVEAAAAVHGLLVALRYARAEVSRHGDAVMDALARDALLPISVAEHAARLGIPLPELRGAVRRSTGEGVKEYLLGIRLSRAKELLARTDLPVAGVARRVGYEDPAYFSRLFSRRVGMAPVRFRAQQSVRGPVR, encoded by the coding sequence ATGCCGACGCCCCCGCACCCCAGTGTCCCCTCCAGCAGCCCCCCGTACAGCAGTTGGATGCGGTACTTCTCCCCCACCGCCAACCACCGGCGGCTCGGCCTGGTCTGTCTCGGCGTCGGGATCCAGCAGGGCCTGCTTCCGGTGGTCGGACCGCGCGCCCTGGACCACCACGTCGCCGTGGTCGTCACGCGGGGGCGGGGCTGGTTCAGCCACGGCGGGCGCCCGCCGCAGCCGGTGTGCGCGCCCGCACTGCTGTGGCTGGTGCCGGGGGTGGAACACCACTACGGGCCCGATCCGGAGACCGGCTGGGACGAGTGCTTCGTGGACTTCGCGGGCCGCAGCGTGGAGGCGTACACCGACCTCGGCTACATCACCCCCGACCGCCCGCTGGTACCGCTGAGCGGGACGGAGGGGGTACGGCACGTGGTCGACGGGATCGTCCGGGCGGCCCGGCGCGGCGGCCCGCTGCTGGAGGTGGAGGCCGCCGCGGCCGTGCACGGACTGCTCGTGGCGCTGCGCTACGCCCGCGCCGAGGTGTCCCGGCACGGGGACGCGGTGATGGACGCCCTGGCCCGGGACGCACTGCTGCCCATCTCGGTGGCCGAGCACGCGGCCCGACTCGGGATCCCGCTGCCCGAACTTCGCGGGGCCGTACGGCGCAGCACCGGGGAGGGGGTCAAGGAGTACCTCCTCGGGATCAGGCTGAGCCGGGCGAAGGAGCTGCTGGCCCGGACCGACCTGCCGGTCGCCGGGGTCGCGCGGCGGGTCGGTTACGAGGATCCCGCGTACTTCAGCAGGCTGTTCAGCCGCCGGGTGGGCATGGCTCCGGTCCGCTTCCGCGCCCAGCAGTCCGTGCGGGGCCCGGTCCGCTGA
- a CDS encoding endo-alpha-N-acetylgalactosaminidase family protein — MRTPLWPTAAAAVAGLLATLVVSVPAPDAAAADSAPVTIGSSELSVTVDSAFPRVVSYTRRATGDVLNGNEDALSAIVVNGTAYTPAVTATPSASAVDYALSFSGVTVRSRLSVTGSVVEFKVTAIEDTPALRVRTLAIPDHTLVSVRSDQPGAALATANMHTATTGTGDTFTPVTASTPVDPAATTVMYGLASTARLAAAIDSNSLYDTPSGGTARENGRISKRITDKGGYRRAGLWSGAWLYRAAGAADTETEPLPYARIAITGDRNGDATVDWQDAAVAYRDIWTPPTGWQRTADRVVQRIPFNFASQATHPFAETLDETKRVSLATDGLGQFVLLKGYASEGHDSAHMDYKNIGSRLGGATGLNALTTAGHAYNADFGVHINATEEYPVSATFDPAHQSGGLGWDWLDQSYYVDTRKDGQSGERLKRLQDLKTAAPGLDFLYVDVWYGDGYVSRKLQREIGGLGLQLATEFPNTLTEQSLWHHWAADVGYGGSDLKGINSTIARFIANHAKDDWIAGNPLLGGAELTAYEGWQGKKDYTAFLNTTFAVNLPTKYLQESPIVKWTANSVTLANGTTATTAGNTRKITTGGRTVLSGGSYLLPRDGKLYHWNDKGGSTTWTLPAGWSAPKLYQLTDTGRRLVGDLAVTGGQITVNAAAKTAYVITDGDAPAQADPKWGEGTPVKDPSFYAGNLNAWTVAGTGAAVARNAQGQNELTFAAGTAPAVSQQLTGLTPGTYAASVWVSTPAGRAATLTVTPSGGGAASVYADSSPLANNLGGSEKNGTRMQRMEVLFDVPAGQSTATLKLSAAAGSGTVQLDDVRVVRSARTPLGGHTFAEDFENADAGWGPFVFGGAGGSATDPRTHLAQRNAPYTQAGWNGKLVDDVIGGQNSLKSHEERTGLVYRTLPQTLRLTPGHAYKVAFRYESGFDGDYRFVTGSGSTETVTALNQARTPTDFSTTFTAGADAWIGVRKVTAEDSHNEADLILDDLTVDDLGPAGGGELLVPQSQMSVKAVDSQETAGENGAAANVLDGDASTIWHTQWYAATAPMPHEITLDLGASYDVSALHCLPRQTQSNGRIAGYQVFTSTDGVNWGTAAAAGTFPNTTAQQDVTFTPRTARYVRLKATSEVAGNPWTSVAELNVGYRPQSFTASTASLR; from the coding sequence ATGCGTACCCCCCTCTGGCCGACCGCAGCAGCCGCGGTCGCCGGTCTCCTCGCCACCCTGGTCGTCTCCGTGCCCGCGCCCGACGCCGCGGCGGCGGACAGCGCACCCGTGACGATCGGCTCGAGCGAGCTGTCCGTCACCGTGGACAGCGCCTTCCCCCGGGTCGTCAGCTACACCCGGCGGGCCACCGGGGACGTGCTGAACGGCAACGAGGACGCCCTCTCCGCGATCGTCGTCAACGGCACCGCGTACACCCCGGCCGTGACCGCCACCCCGTCCGCCTCCGCGGTGGACTACGCGCTGTCGTTCTCCGGGGTGACCGTCAGGTCCCGCCTCTCGGTGACCGGTTCCGTCGTCGAGTTCAAGGTCACGGCGATCGAGGACACCCCCGCCCTGCGCGTCCGCACGCTCGCCATCCCCGACCACACCCTCGTCAGCGTCCGCAGCGACCAGCCCGGCGCCGCTCTGGCCACGGCGAACATGCACACCGCCACCACCGGCACCGGGGACACCTTCACCCCCGTCACCGCGAGCACCCCCGTGGACCCCGCCGCGACGACCGTGATGTACGGGCTCGCCAGCACCGCCAGGCTCGCCGCGGCCATCGACTCCAACTCCCTCTACGACACCCCCTCCGGCGGCACTGCCCGGGAGAACGGCCGGATCAGCAAGCGGATCACCGACAAGGGGGGCTACCGCCGCGCCGGACTGTGGAGCGGAGCCTGGCTCTACCGGGCCGCAGGCGCCGCCGACACCGAAACCGAGCCGCTCCCGTACGCGCGGATCGCGATCACCGGGGACCGCAACGGCGACGCGACCGTCGACTGGCAGGACGCCGCCGTCGCCTACCGCGACATCTGGACCCCGCCCACCGGATGGCAGCGGACCGCCGACCGGGTCGTACAGCGCATCCCCTTCAACTTCGCCTCCCAGGCCACGCACCCCTTCGCCGAGACCCTCGACGAGACCAAGCGGGTCAGCCTCGCCACCGACGGCCTCGGCCAGTTCGTCCTCCTCAAGGGGTACGCCTCGGAGGGCCACGACTCCGCGCACATGGACTACAAGAACATCGGCTCCAGGCTCGGCGGCGCCACCGGCCTGAACGCCCTCACCACCGCCGGCCACGCCTACAACGCCGACTTCGGCGTCCACATCAACGCCACCGAGGAGTACCCGGTCTCCGCGACCTTCGACCCGGCCCACCAGAGCGGCGGACTCGGCTGGGACTGGCTCGACCAGTCGTACTACGTGGACACGCGGAAGGACGGCCAGTCCGGCGAGCGGCTGAAGCGGCTCCAGGACCTCAAGACGGCCGCGCCGGGGCTCGACTTCCTGTACGTGGACGTCTGGTACGGGGACGGGTACGTGTCGCGCAAACTCCAGCGGGAGATCGGCGGGCTCGGCCTCCAGCTCGCCACCGAGTTCCCCAACACCCTGACCGAGCAGTCCCTCTGGCACCACTGGGCGGCCGACGTCGGCTACGGCGGCAGCGACCTCAAGGGCATCAACTCCACCATCGCCCGGTTCATCGCCAACCACGCCAAGGACGACTGGATCGCCGGGAACCCGCTCCTCGGCGGCGCCGAACTCACCGCGTACGAGGGCTGGCAGGGCAAGAAGGACTACACCGCCTTCCTGAACACCACCTTCGCCGTCAACCTGCCGACCAAGTACCTCCAGGAATCCCCGATCGTGAAGTGGACCGCGAACTCGGTCACCCTCGCGAACGGCACCACCGCCACCACCGCCGGCAACACCCGGAAGATCACCACCGGCGGGCGCACCGTGCTCAGCGGCGGCAGCTACCTGCTCCCGCGCGACGGCAAGCTGTACCACTGGAACGACAAGGGCGGCTCCACGACCTGGACCCTGCCCGCAGGCTGGTCCGCGCCCAAGCTCTACCAGCTGACCGACACCGGTCGCCGGCTCGTCGGCGACCTCGCCGTCACCGGCGGCCAGATCACCGTCAACGCCGCCGCGAAGACCGCCTACGTGATCACCGACGGCGACGCGCCCGCCCAGGCCGACCCGAAGTGGGGCGAGGGCACCCCGGTCAAGGACCCCTCCTTCTACGCGGGCAACCTGAACGCCTGGACGGTCGCCGGGACCGGGGCCGCGGTCGCCCGCAACGCCCAGGGCCAGAACGAGCTCACCTTCGCCGCCGGGACCGCACCCGCCGTCTCCCAGCAGCTCACCGGTCTGACGCCCGGCACCTACGCCGCCTCCGTCTGGGTATCCACCCCGGCCGGCCGGGCCGCCACCCTCACCGTCACCCCCTCAGGGGGCGGCGCGGCCTCCGTGTACGCCGACTCCTCGCCCCTGGCGAACAACCTGGGCGGCAGCGAGAAGAACGGCACCAGGATGCAGCGCATGGAGGTGCTCTTCGACGTCCCGGCCGGCCAGTCCACCGCCACCCTGAAGCTCTCCGCCGCGGCCGGGTCCGGCACCGTCCAACTGGACGACGTACGCGTGGTCCGCTCCGCCCGCACCCCGCTCGGCGGCCACACCTTCGCCGAGGACTTCGAGAACGCCGACGCCGGCTGGGGCCCCTTCGTCTTCGGCGGCGCGGGCGGCTCCGCCACCGACCCGCGCACCCACCTGGCCCAGCGCAACGCCCCGTACACGCAGGCCGGCTGGAACGGGAAGCTCGTCGACGACGTGATCGGCGGGCAGAACTCCCTCAAATCGCACGAGGAGCGCACCGGACTGGTCTACCGCACCCTGCCCCAGACACTGCGGCTGACCCCGGGGCACGCATACAAGGTCGCCTTCCGCTACGAGAGCGGCTTCGACGGGGACTACCGGTTCGTCACCGGCTCGGGCAGCACCGAGACTGTTACCGCGCTGAACCAGGCCCGTACGCCCACCGACTTCAGCACCACGTTCACCGCCGGAGCCGACGCCTGGATCGGCGTACGGAAGGTGACTGCGGAGGACTCGCACAACGAGGCCGACCTGATCCTCGACGACCTGACGGTGGACGACCTCGGACCGGCAGGCGGAGGTGAACTCCTCGTACCCCAGTCGCAGATGAGCGTGAAGGCCGTCGACAGCCAGGAGACCGCCGGCGAGAACGGCGCCGCCGCCAACGTCCTTGACGGCGACGCCTCCACCATCTGGCACACCCAGTGGTACGCGGCCACCGCGCCGATGCCGCACGAGATCACCCTCGACCTGGGCGCCTCGTACGACGTCTCGGCGCTGCACTGCCTGCCCCGGCAGACGCAGAGCAACGGCCGCATCGCCGGCTACCAGGTGTTCACCTCCACGGACGGGGTGAACTGGGGGACGGCGGCCGCCGCCGGGACCTTCCCGAACACGACGGCCCAGCAGGACGTCACGTTCACGCCCCGCACCGCGCGCTACGTGAGGCTCAAGGCCACGAGCGAGGTGGCCGGCAACCCGTGGACGTCGGTCGCGGAGCTCAACGTGGGGTACCGGCCCCAGTCGTTCACCGCTTCCACGGCGTCACTCCGGTGA
- a CDS encoding IS5 family transposase (programmed frameshift) has translation MSLRTLIWGCGVARRKPWEVDDELWAVIESLLPRVERRTRHPGRKRHPDRLVFQGILFVLHTGIAWEHLPQELGFGSGMTCWRRLAEWTEADVWPRLHETLLARLRGAGALDFSRAVVDGSHIRAFKGGSKTGRSPVDRGRNGSKHHLITDATGIPLAAILTGGNRNDVTQFMPLLQAVPPVRGKRGRPRRRPDTVLGDRGYDHDKYRRLAWALGVKPVIARRGVPHGSGLGTERWVVERAFAHLHWFRRLRIRWEVRDDIHEAFLSLACSLICWRRLKSFR, from the exons ATGTCCCTGAGAACGTTGATCTGGGGGTGTGGGGTGGCTCGGCGGAAGCCGTGGGAAGTGGACGATGAACTCTGGGCGGTGATCGAATCGCTCCTGCCGAGGGTGGAGCGACGGACTCGTCATCCTGGTCGGAAGCGGCATCCGGACCGGCTGGTGTTCCAGGGCATCCTGTTCGTTCTGCACACCGGGATCGCGTGGGAACACCTCCCGCAGGAACTGGGGTTCGGATCGGGCATGACCTGCTGGCGGCGCCTGGCTGAGTGGACCGAGGCCGACGTCTGGCCGCGGCTGCACGAGACCCTTCTGGCCCGGCTCCGCGGGGCCGGCGCTCTGGACTTCTCGCGGGCCGTGGTCGACGGCTCACACATACGCGCGT TTAAAGGGGGCTCCAAAACAGGGCGAAGCCCCGTTGACCGGGGCAGGAATGGCAGCAAGCACCACCTGATCACCGATGCCACCGGCATTCCGCTTGCCGCCATCCTGACTGGCGGCAACCGCAACGACGTCACCCAGTTCATGCCCCTCCTCCAGGCCGTCCCACCGGTTCGCGGCAAGCGCGGCCGGCCCCGTCGGCGGCCCGACACGGTGCTCGGGGACCGCGGCTACGACCATGACAAGTACCGACGCCTGGCCTGGGCCCTGGGCGTGAAACCCGTCATCGCCCGACGCGGCGTCCCACACGGCTCCGGCCTCGGCACCGAACGCTGGGTTGTCGAGCGGGCCTTCGCCCACCTCCACTGGTTCCGCCGATTGCGGATCCGCTGGGAAGTCCGCGACGACATCCACGAAGCCTTCCTCAGCCTCGCTTGCTCACTCATCTGCTGGCGACGCCTGAAGTCATTCCGATAG